The following nucleotide sequence is from Zingiber officinale cultivar Zhangliang chromosome 10A, Zo_v1.1, whole genome shotgun sequence.
GTAACAAATTGCGTGCAAGCTAACTGTTGGCCATCAAATTGTGTACTTAGTAATGGTTGTGATCGCTTTTTATAAAAGTTTTGGTAAGAGAAAGAAGTGTATTTTCATCTATGGTGGAGTTGGTAGCTCCACTATCTAAAAAGGCATGTAGGGTGAATTCATGGCCATGGATATTTACTAGACATTTGACTCTAATGTCTAAAGTTTTTCCTGTATTACATATACTAGAGGCTTTTATAAAGACTAGATCTCGATCTATTACATCTGTTGGTATAAGTTGTAAACCTTTTCCTTTATCAAGGGTAACCtgagaagaagaatgtggaggaaaattttcttttatttgtttatctaggatctcaatttctgtttctaatttattaatacgTGTTTCTAATACAGAAACTCttgtttctaataaaaaatttctagttCCTCCTTTAGAGAGCTGGCTTATAGGTATCGTAATAGAGAATAGTTGTTGAAGACAAAGATTACAGGCTTGTTTTTTACatattttgcaggttcctctTTTGTCTAAAGAAGGATAATAACtacaaaagaaacaaggaatgttatcagttcctgttTTGAGTATCCACTCATGTATGCAGTTAAGTTCTTCTGTAGTCTTATTgttaagttgtttaaacattagatttGTATCTGGAAATAGAGAGTCTTCCCATAATTCATCTAGATTGTCTAATGTATCATAGGGTATGTAATTTTCAGGATATAGGTTATACTGCTGATGCGAGGGTTGCAAGAAAGAGTTTACAAGACTGTAATCAGAAGAAGGAACAACTTCTTCTATGTCATCTACAGAAACAATAGAGTAGATAGAGGATGTATCAGAAACATCTGATTGTACTTCTATTAAGTCTAGATTTGTACAGGTAACTAGTTTTGCTTCTCgggtatataaattctttttatttgggcaGGCAGAGGATAAATGACCTGGTTCATTACAGGCAAAACATGTGATAGTATTGGCATATGTCTTCTTTGGTTTGAACTTCcgtacatgtttttctttatttaagtaaggtttcttttctctactttttctaAGATAATAAGTCTTTTTAGGTTTTATTGCCTTTGACCTTGTTACCAATTTTCTGGGTGTTCTTGATGAATGATTTAGTCTTGATTTAGGTTGGGTGAGGCCATATTGTTGAGGGGTATATATCTGACTACAAAATCCATATTGTTGATTTTTTAATTGCTTTTGTATATGGATATAGGTACATTTTTCTTTAAGTATGGAAATAATGTGTTGAATTCTTACTCCAATATTATCGTATTGTGGTGCTACATTCATGTCTGTCCAGGCTTTATGTATTTCCTTTCCTAAATCTCCTGGAAGTTTGCTAAAAGTCTTTCCCCTAGTTCAGGGTTACAATAGTTACCCGAGACTGCTGTTAATGCTAGAAAGTCATTACAAAAAGGTTTAATCCAGTTCCAACTAAAGAGTTGTAATTGTTCTAAGTCTCTCATAGCTTCTCTTTGTcttatatctaatccagtattagCATCTCTGGCAGTAAACAACCTATGAATTGTATAGCAAAAATTGAGTATGTTATTTCCTTGTGATGCCATCCTGGCTACTTCCTCGGGATATGTAGTTTTATAGGCTTCCCATGCTGCTCTGGCAACATCACCTAGGTAATTTTCTCCTACTCTTATCATGGCTTCTCCTGTTTCTATGTCTAGTTCATGTCTAGCTTGATAATCTCTTTTAACAGAGACTATCCATTGTTCTAGATAAGTATCATAAAGTTGCGGATCATCGCATTCTCCAATATTTAACAAGACCGAATTCTTGCCAAAGTAAGTAATTTCAGGTGGTCTTCTTTTTCCTATTGTTCGTAATAAAGGATTATTATTAGTATATGGGGTAATCTTTGTTCTTGGGGGATGTCCTTCCCCATAATCCATAGTTCTCATAGAACTTTCAGGGTATCTTACTTGTAGCGGTTGTGGTCTGAAGTTACTAGTGCTACTAGATTCGGCTGGATTCATTAGATTTACTGTTGAGAAGTAATCTTGTTTTTTAGCAATTATGTTATGCTCTTCGTCGAAATATAACATCCAGTCAGGCTCTAATTTATGGTGtaaaaggtcaaaagtttctaattcttttaaatcttctttagtgaaataattggctatttcaaatggaatgtaaacatattcatttagatcgtcataaaataaataattactttCCGTATTATTGTTTATAGGAGTGTCAAGTATGCTATATTCAATGTTCATTAAATTcatgttagtttgagtttctTCATTATCTTCTTCCTGTGATGTTGAAGGTTTATAATTATGAAATCTTACTATAGAGCTTCCATgtctatctttataaataatGGATTCTGTTGGTTGTAAGGTTTGTGGTTTATTGTTTAATTCTAAATTAAGAGTCCAGTCCAATCCTGCAAGTAATGTTGATGAGAAGTCCTTAGGTTTGTGgaaataaatgccttttgtcgtaAGGGTTTCAATAACACTAGTAATTTGAACTTTAAAACTATTgttaatatttgtcatagttttccCTAGAAAGATTATGTCTATTTGAATATTATGTCTTTGAAAGTCTCCATACCCTCTGGCTTGTACTGAAATTTTAATATGTTCTATAAAGTCTGGGATTGTCATATTGAAGTTTGGACAGAAATAGGTAATTCCTAAATTGCTATTCATATCTACTTCAATGAGTCCAATAATTGCCTTATCATTGTCAGAAAATCTTGAGTCATAAAGGACTAAAAATACTTTAGCTCCTATACTTTTTCTAGTAAGTCCTCTTAGTCCAAATACTATTAATCCTAGATGTATGTAGTGATGTTTTCTTTGTAAAAGTGTTCTTGCCGATTCTTCTGTCATGAGTGTAAATCTTTCTTCACCTCCATCTGGTAGATGAAGTGGTTGTGTTCTGTGATGTCTATAAAGTGATGTCGAGAAGGACAATAGTCCTTGATTATATATTCTTTTGGGGTTTAAGGTATTTAATTGTTCGTTAGAAAAAGTGTCTAAATTTTGTTCTATGTCTATAAGTTCTTCTAATTGATAAGTGGCAATATTTGTTGAGGACCTTCTGGGTATTATGGATAAGTTTTTATTTGGTTGTCTTAAAGTTTGTGATAAACCAGAAAAACTTtcagtttgtttctttgtttgtAGATCCATTTGAAATGATATCGTGAGTCTTATAAGTAAGAAATTTATAAGTAGTAGGTTGTTGTCGGATAACTGTTTTTCCTAAAGACAATTTACTAAGGTCTTTGTTAATACTTTCAAGAGTTTCTTTTAGATTACTTGTGTGAGTATCTTTATAGATATGATTTTCTAGAGTAAGTAGTTGAGTTTCTAATACCGTAAGCTGATAATGTAAAGAAGTAAGTAATGCTAGTATGGTGTTATTTTGTTGTACTAGTACTTGGTCGCCTTGATTTACTAGTGAGACGTTACTGTAACTAGTTTCTTTACTTTTAGCAAATTGTTGGGAAAACTCAATAGCTTCTTCGTAATGAGTGTTTCTAAATTGTAGTTTGTTCATAAATTATAGGGTCCTAAAGGGTcttgaggctctgataccaaaatttatatttttttattaaatttaatagtaATAGTTAAtaccaaaatttatatatatatatatatttttttaaacagaaATAAAGTAGATTAACAGTAAATAATAACAGAAGTAGATTAACAGTAAACAAAAATAACTTGACAGTAAACAGTAATTGTAAAACAGTAATAGTTAATAGTAaacagtaaatttttttttttttttttttaaaacagaaaTAAAGTAGATTAACAGTAAATAATAACAGAAGTAGATTAACAGTAAACCAAAATAACTTGACAGTAAACAGTAATTGTAACACAGTAATAGTTAACAGTAAATAGTAAACAGTAAATAGTAAATAGTAAATAGTAAATAGTAAATAATAAACAGtaaatagtaaaagaaaaatacagtAATAGTGAAGTGCAGAAATAAAGTAGATAGTCACAATACCGTGATGGTATGGTTAAATATattgactttttaaatttttactcttttttttttttttttttttttttaaactaaactgctttcttttcttgtttgttttccaggGAGCCTCACCTGTTCAGGACCTCACCTTTCAATCAGTGCCCCGACTTATGCGTAAGTTTTTGGGTTGCTACCCTTCTTACTTAGCCCGCACAATTCTTATATGATTTTGGTTATTCCTGATACAGTTACTGTTCACCTATCGGTTACTAAGACAAGGACTGAGGAAAAGAACCAAGACGAGAGAGACAGAAACTTAGATTATCAGTATAAAACAAGCAACAAGCATAGATCTTATTTAATAGAGAATTTTTACAGAGAGTTACATAAAATTTTTACATAAAGATAGCTTACATAGAAGACAACATATATTACATAAAAGTACCGAATTTTTACATAACTTAACAGAGAGAACTTACAAACACACTTGCGCAAACTTGAAGAACAGCGGAAGAGTATGGACAGTAGTGAGTGCAGTGGGGGAAGTGGATGCCTCAGCAAGAGAGTTTTGGGGTCTTTTTATAGGAGGAGGAGAGagcttttcttggaggagaaggaaaGCAGAGAAAGAGAGGGGCCTGGAAAGAGAAAGCTTGGCGAAGGACAAGTGGAAAGCTCTAAGAAATAGAAAGGGGGCCTGGCAAAAGAAGGGTTTAGTTGAGAGGACAGATGGCTTCTTTTTAGGTGGGTGGACATaatggctatatatatatatatacacgattTCGCTCGCATGTGATTTTCTCCTTGCGGTTTGGTGCGGCTATGATGAGCTGGATGCGCCacgtaagcaaaaaaaaaaagaaaaaatcacTACTGCAGCCGCGATCTCTCCGCTTCTCCCGGCGTTTGCCGCTGATCGGTGTTTGACGCTGGCAGATCACCCCTCGCCCGGATCACAACCGGATTTCGATCGAATCGCGGCCGAATTCCGGCCAGATGGCGGCCGGAATCCGGCCGTTTCATGGCCAAATCTGTCGCGACGCTAGCAGATGCAATGCTGCCAATTCTGGCCGCGATCCGGCCGGAATCCGGTCGTGTCCGGTTGCGACCGGATTCCGGCCGGATCGCGACCGGATTCCGGCCGGATCGCGACCGGATTCCGGCCGGATCACGACCGGATTCCGGCCGGATCGCGGCCAGAATCGGCAGCGTTGCATTTGCTAGCGTCGCGGTAGATTTGGCCATGAAACAGCCGGATTCCGGCAGCCATCTGGCCGGAATCCGACCACGATCCGACTGATGATGGCCGGGCGTCCAGCGGAAGGTCTGCAGTGGCCGTTTGGCGAGGTTGGCGAAGAAGACGAGAAGAGAGATGATGCcacgttttttaatttttttttggcttTGACATGAAATGCCAAATCACTTCTACCGCACTAAACCACAAGAAATATACCGCAGGAGAACAtttctctttatatatatataaattaatcatTCATcaactatttaattttattatgaacTGGATTCGAGCTGAGAAATTAAAACTCCAATCTAGATAATTATCcatcaaaaaaaaattcatcaGTTAATGGGTAAAAGTGAGAACTCGACCATTATCTTATTTGCCATCCTTTTTATTCCATATATCgaataacaataaaaagaaaaaaaaatggtaaAGCAACCAGAGTccgaaaatttttgaatttgataatttaaaacttaagttactttttcaaaaaaaaaattataagtagtacattaataataataattagtaaTCTAATGGCGATGAGTCTGTGGGTCCCAGTGCCACGTCACTCGTGAATCATTTCAGGAGTGATGGAGTAGGGTTTTAATAATTTTGTTATCCACGGCTTAATAAAAGGGCCTTGCTTCCCTTGTACTGCAACACCACCTCCTCCGCCTTCACCTCCGCCATTAGCTTATGTCACTCCCCATGACCAAGCACCTCGCCGGCTTTCGCTGCGCTTCTTCCTCCCTTCCCATCACCGCCGCGAACCCGCTTCCGTTACCTCCcccttttcttctccttctttcttttcttcctttgatGCCTTTCCTTTCCAATTTCTTCTCACTCACTCTTCATTTTCCGCCTCTTTTTTCACTGCGTCTGCCCGCATTCTTTCTCCCCTGCAACTGGTAGCGAGCTCAAGTGCGCAACCGGAAGATAGAGGCTTTTGCTTACTGCTTTTGGAGGAACACAGCAGCGGAGGAGGACGTCCTCGCCGAAGAGTACAGTGAGATTTCGTAGAATGGCTACTACCATTCCGGCGGTCTCCGCCCTCGACGCCGCACGGAATGTAAGCGCATCCCGCGTTCGACCGCAGAAAAAGGTCCAGAACCCTTCGCCTTCCCCTCGCCGCCGAGATCCTTCAGTCTCTTCCCGAGCGCCGCTGTCTTCCTGCGAGAAGGACAATGCTGCCGCCCCCAAGCCTCCCCGCGGCAAGGAGATCAACTCCCGCTACCTGGCAACCTCCTTTCCGTCCTCTTTCTCCGCTCTCGCTTCTAAAGGTGGTTCCCTGTCGTCCGCTCCCACGCGTTCCTCCTCGAAAGGTACCtcttttacttcttcctcttgttcCACGTCGATCGCTTCTTCttcgtcgtcttcttcttctaCCGCTACTTCTTCTCACCGGCGCTTCCGTTCGCCTATCCCTGCTTCCCGACCCTCGTCACCAATGGCATTGCCCCCTACTTCCTTGCCTACCCGATCCAAATCCGTGGACCGGACTCGACCCATTGAGACCTCTGCGCGGCGTCCCGCTCGAGAATCCACTGAGCTTTCCTCCGCCGCGGCGAAAGCCCTCCGTACTACCACTCGGAGTCTATCTGTTTCCTTCCAAGGCGAGTCTTTCTCCTACCAGACCAGCATGGCCAGACCGGCATCCCCTTGTCCCATCAGAAAGCCCACTCCAGAACGGCGGACGTCTATCGTTCCCTCTTCGACTCCGACGAGGAACAGTTCTAAATCAGAAAGCTACAGAGCCTTAGAGAACCACCACCGCTGGCCCGCTGCAAGGACACAACAATCCATTTCGTTGACAAGGAGCTTGGATTGCTCTGCCCCCGAGAATGTCTCAGTCTTGGCAGCTATGAGATCATTGAGACAATCCACGGTGCTCCACGAGGGTGCAAGGAGGGCCTCCTTCGACGGCGGTGAATTTTCTCTGTCATTTGACACCGATAGCTTGTCTTCTGGTGGCAATCCCGAGCTGCTCGAGTTCAATACTCTACCACCAAGAGGGCCAGTGACACCGCGTGGGAGAGATGTGCCTGCAAGGTTTTTACTAGAGAGAGGCAAACCGAAGCCATCACCTGGAGGGAAGTGCACAGCCTCTTCGAAGCCTGTTCCAGCAAAGAAGTCCTTCATCAATGGCTTGCTAtcatctcctttgatatcttcttcTCCTCGACATTGCCCTTCTAGGCCTTCTTCTCCTGGTAAGCTGGCAATTATATCACCAAGAGGCTCACCTGGTGTTCAACGAGTTCCTATTAGCCCAATAACAAGCTCCTCCGACACTGTTCCATTGTCTTCCAATGGGTCATCAATGCTTGGCATGGTTGCTGATATCAAGAGGGGGAAATATGGGGAAAGGCAGTTGGAGGATGCACATCGGTTGAGGTTACTTAATAACAGACAATTGCAGTGGCGGTGGGTTAATGCACAACTGAAGGACACCTTTCTTGTGCAAAAATTAACTGCTGAGGTATTCTTtccagttttgaattttgatctcATATTGAATTATCGTGCGTTGAatttgatatgatatgatttcttATAGGAGTATTTGCTATGTTTTGCATCTTACAATTGACTTTCCCCTCATTGTTTTTGTGGCTCTATGTTGGTTGACTTGGAGTAAagtaggaaagaaaagagagtaaAAGAAGCAAAATCATtaatttcttttgtttacttGCAAGTAAATAGACAGGATGATTATATTAATTCCATGTAATTCCTAGATAAGAATCATTGCATTGATCATAAGAGAATACAATTCAATTGTCCTTTCACTTAAACTATTTTGTTTCCTTCTACTTCCTTTCCTTCAAGTAAACACCTTTAAAATTTCATTACATTCAGGTCTTGCGTTGTTTAAGTCTTAACATTTTGGTTTAATGCTGTAGTTCACTAAAGAACATCAGATAGATGGTCATTATAGCTATTCATAGAATTGGCCTCTCCCTCACAATCCAGCGTGAATCATTGATATTTTGCATGTCTAAATATCTTTAAACCACTCATCAGTTAGAAATAAGATTCAGACATGCCTTCTCATGAAAATGAAATTGCTAAAGAGGTTATGTGCTAATTAACATAGCAAATAATAATTATGACTACATTAATTGGTACTGGCTTTTCATCAGCAATTTCTGCTTAATGAACTAATTGATACCTAGCACTTTTCCCAGTATTTTTCTTTCAATTCTAGATTTCTTTTGGACTAAGCTTCACATTCTAATAATATTCAACATTTATTTAGGCAATGCAACTTTGTTTTTGAATATGAA
It contains:
- the LOC122026141 gene encoding QWRF motif-containing protein 2-like — encoded protein: MATTIPAVSALDAARNVSASRVRPQKKVQNPSPSPRRRDPSVSSRAPLSSCEKDNAAAPKPPRGKEINSRYLATSFPSSFSALASKGGSLSSAPTRSSSKGTSFTSSSCSTSIASSSSSSSSTATSSHRRFRSPIPASRPSSPMALPPTSLPTRSKSVDRTRPIETSARRPARESTELSSAAAKALRTTTRSLSVSFQGESFSYQTSMARPASPCPIRKPTPERRTSIVPSSTPTRNSSKSESYRALENHHRWPAARTQQSISLTRSLDCSAPENVSVLAAMRSLRQSTVLHEGARRASFDGGEFSLSFDTDSLSSGGNPELLEFNTLPPRGPVTPRGRDVPARFLLERGKPKPSPGGKCTASSKPVPAKKSFINGLLSSPLISSSPRHCPSRPSSPGKLAIISPRGSPGVQRVPISPITSSSDTVPLSSNGSSMLGMVADIKRGKYGERQLEDAHRLRLLNNRQLQWRWVNAQLKDTFLVQKLTAEKHLYGTWITTSEVHKSLAVNKLQLQTKKQYLKLNSILKGQIIYLEEWSLVDKEHTSALSGAIEALKASTIRLPVVNGAKADFQEVRNAVGSAVDVMQAMGTSICAILSKVLGRSSMVSELAELAVKEQAMMDQCRDLLSAVAVMHVKQCSLLGHIAQLRRPSLIQP